The window AAGGTAGGCAAGTATGTGGATGAGACAGGATGGGTGTTACCTGAAGGAACATTAAAGACCATTTTCCTGCTCTGGAAACAGAAAGCCAGTCCGAGACATTACCAAAGAGTTACCAAGCTTGGAGTATAAACCAATGACCTCAGCGAGCCCTCTGCAGAGTTCACCCAGCACAGATGGTGGAGGCTGGTGATGTCTCCTGTGTCTCTGCTGGGTTTTCACACACATCTTCCCAAAATGTGCTGCAGAGCATTGTCAGTTCTGGCCACGGGCCGTGGCTGCAACAGGAAGGGTGTTGTATTTGGGGACAGTGACAGACTGGCAGGACCAAGACAGGAAAACATCCTGGCAGGTTTCTCTAGATTTAACCAAGCCTTATGCAGCTTCAGAgaacatgatttatttttttttctgactggaAAATATGTTGCTTTGCTGTGTTCTTTGGTATTTGAAGTGATAACTCAGGAGATCAGCCCAAACTTGAAACCTAAAGTAACATGAATGAAATGAGACTAAAAGTCAGTGCTGGACAATATTTTAACATGtccactttggggttttttattgttttaaatttggAGTACTTACCTTTCTGCTGTTgttatttcttattaaaaaaatcaatatagtGGGgctaaatgaaagaaaattaaggaaacTCAAATAACCATTGACAGGATCTCAGCTTGCTTATGGCATTTCAGACACTCTGGGTGGGAGTAAAAAACTATTTCTGCAATGCTCTGCTTGTACCAAGCACAAAATCTGTGTGAAAACAGAACTAAAGAGCAAAACTTCAGACAGACAATACCTAGTAAGAcattgaaatgcagaaaaaattacTGTTCCTTTTTGCTGAACATTAACAATTTGACTCAAGTCAATGTAACTATAAATACAAGCAGAGTCTTAAAGCCATAAATCACAAAGAGTAAAACCATCCAAGATGTAAAGATGCAGTAGGAGATGCTCTGGATTCAGGGattattttcctcctgtttctctATGTCTCTCCTTCAAGTTCAGCTCATCGGTGGAGGCTGAGTTCTACTGAAGGGCAGTGgaataaatcaaaataacaGACTGAAAAGGGAAGTGTCTGGTTAGAAGTTGTGTTTTACAGCATGGACAAGGCAGGAAACACCAGGCAGCCTCCACTACAAGCACCAAACTAACCCCTGTGGTgtggcaggcagggcagtgccagcttaGCCCAGGGCTGTGTTCAACCTGAGCCAGGCTGCTGTCAAAGGGACTCACAGGGAGCCCAGGTCAGGGCAGATTTGCCCTTCAAAAGACACCATTGCTGTTTGAAAGGTAAGTACCCGTGGCCCAGAGGTATAATGGGTTTATACACAACACCAATTCCAAAGTCTGAAATGAGGTTGTATTTGATCTACAGATCCTGGCACTGGACTGGAAAACCAAGAGACCACTCCTGCTCCAACTACAGAACCTGCAGAGACAACCCCTCCAGCCACAGAGGCACCAACTAGTGAAGCACAACCACCCACCACCCCAGAGGTGGAGGATACAACCCCTGACACCACAGAGGAACCAGTGACTGAAGAAGACCTTCCCACAACagaaaaaccagaagaaatgacccctgatgccacagaaGAGCCCATGACTGAAGTGGACTCTACCGATATTCCTCCAACAGAAGACACAACCCCAGAGGGCACCGAGGCACCAACACCTGAACCTGAATCTCCCACCACCCCCAAACCAGAAGACACAACCCCAGAGGTCACCGAGGCACCAACACCTGATCCCGAATCTCCCACCACTCCCAAAGCAGAAGACACAACCCCAGAGGCCACCGAGGCACCAACACCTGAACCTGAATCTCCCACCACCCCCAAACCAGAAGACACAACCCCAGAGGCCACCGAGGCACCAACACCTGAACCTGAATCTCCCACCACCCCTAAACCAGAAGACACAACCCCAGAGGCAACGGAGGCACCAACACCTGAACCTGAATCTCCCACCACCCCTAAACCAGAAGACACAACCCCAGAGGCAACGGAGGCACCAACACCTGAACCTGAATCTCCCACTACCCCTAAACCAGAAGACACAACCCCAGAGGCCACTGAGGCACCAACACCTGAACCTGAATCTCCCACCACTCCCAAAGCAGAAGACACAACCCCAGAGGCCACCGAGGCACCAACACCTGAACCTGAATCTCCCACCACCCCTAAACCAGAAGACACAACCCCAGAGGCCACCGAGGCACCAACACCTGAACCTGAATCTCCCACCACCCCTAAACCAGAAGACACAACCCCAGAGGCAACCGAGGCACCAACACCTGAACCTGAATCTCCCACCACTCCCAAACCAGAAGACACAACCCCAGAGGTCACCGAGGCACCAACACCTGAACCTGAATCTCCCACCACTCCCAAACCAGAAGACACAACCCCAGAGGCCACCGAGGCACCAACACCTGAACCTGAATCTCCCACCACTCCCAAACCAGAAGACACAACCCCAGAGGCCACCGAGGCACCAACACCTGAACCTGAATCTCCCACCACTCCAAAACCTGAGGACACAACCCCAGAGGCCACTGAGGCACCAACACCTGAACCTGAATCTCCCACCACACCCAAAGCAGAAGACACAACCCCAGAGGCCACCGAGGCACCAACACCTGAACCTGAATCTCCCACCTCTCCCAAACCAGAAGACACAACCCCAGAGGCCACTGAGGCACCAACACCTGAACCTGAATCTCCCACCACTCCCAAACCAGAAGACACAACCCCAGAGGCAACCGAGGCACCAACACCTGAACCTGAATCTCCCACCACCCCTAAACCAGAAGACacaaccccagagaccaccGAGGCACCAACACCTGAATCTCCCACCACTCCCAAACCAGAAGATACAACCCCAGAGGCCATCGAGGCACCAACACCTGAACCTGAATCTCCCACCACTCCCAAACCAGAAGACACAACCCCAGAAGCAACCGAGGCACCAACACCTGAACCTGAATCTCCCACCACTCCAAAACCTGAGGACACAACCCCAGAGGCCACCGAGGCACCAACACCTGAACCTGAATCTCCCACCACTCCAAAACCTGAGGACACAACCCCAGAGGCCACCGAGGCACCAACACCTGAACCTGAATCTCCCACCACCCCTAAACCAGAAGACACAACCCCAGAGGCCACCGAGGCACCAACACCTGAACCTGAATCTCCCACCACCCCCAAACCAGAAGACACAACCCCAGAGGCCACCGAGGCACCAACACCTGAACCTGAATCTCCGACTACACCCAAAGCAGAAGACACAACCCCAGAGGCCACTGAGGCACCAACACCTGGACCTGAATCTCCCACCACCCCTAAACCAGAAGATACAACCCCAGAGGCCACCGAGGCACCAACACCTGAACCTGAATCTCCCACCACTCCCAAACCAGAAGACACAACCCCAGAAGCCACCGAGGCACCAACACCTGAACCTGAATCTCCCACCACCCCTAAACCAGAAGACACAACCCCAGAGGCCACTGAGGCACCAAAACCTGAATCTCCGACTACACCCAAAGCAGAAGACACAACCCCAGAGGCCACCGAGGCACCAACACCTGAACCTGAATCTCCCACCACTCCCAAACCAGAAGACACAACCCCAGAGGCCACTGAGGCACCAACACCTGAACCTGAATCTCCCACCACTCCCAAAGCAGAAGACACAACCCCAGAGGCCACCGAGGCACCAACACCTGAACCTGAATCTCCCACCACTCCAAAACCTGAGGACACAACCCCAGAGGCCACCGAGGCTTCAACACCTGAACCTGAATCTCCCACCACTCCCAAACCAGAAGACACAACCCCAGAGGCAACCGAGGCACCAACACCTGAACCTGAATCTCCCACCACTCCAAAACCTGAGGACACAACCCCAGAGGCCACTGAGGCACCAACACCTGAACCTGAATCTCCCACCACTCCCAAACCTGAGGACACAACCCCAGTGGAAGCAACAACCAAGGCTGACCCTACAACCACTCCCAAAGCAGAAGACACAACCCCAGAGGCCACCGAGGCACCAACACCTGAACCTGAATCTCCCACCACTCCCAAACCTGAGGACACAACCCCAGAGGAAGCAACAACCAAGGCTGACCCTACAACCACTCCCAAACAAGAGGAGACAACCCAAGAGGCCACCGAGGCTTCAACACCTGAACCTGAATCTCCCACCACTCCCAAACCTGAGGACACAACCTCAGAGGAAGCAACAACCAAGGCTGACTCTCCCACCACTCCCAAAGTTGAAAAGACAATCCCAGAGGAAGCAACAAGCAAGGCTGACTCTCCCACCACCCCCAAACCTGAAGACACAACCCCAGAAGGAGCAACAACCAAGGCTGACTCTCCCACCACTGCCAAAGCTGAAGAGTCAACCCCAGAGGAAGCAACAACTAAGCCTGACTCTACAATCAGCCCCAAACCTGAAGACACAACCCCAGAAGAAGCAACAACCAAGGCTGACTCTCCCACCACCCCTGAAGCAGAGGATGCTGATGCTGAGACCACCGCTGTGTCCCCCAGGGCCGACACCACTGTGGTACAGACCACAACACCTTCTGCAGTGACAGCTACTGCCCCTGGATCAGCCACAACTGCTGATGAAGACACAGCCACTCCgagcagtgctgcagccacaACAGCTGGGAAGGACACACCCGCTCCTGGAGCTGATACAATGCTTTCAGATACCACAACAGAGATCGAGGAGACAACAACTCCCAAGAAAGACAGAACCACTCTGCTTAGAGACATTGTAACAGCCACAATTGGGAGATACACAGCTACTGTAGCACTGGGGACAACATCCAAGCCAGGTGACTCTTCTAAAGGTATGGATGACATTGCAAACACATCTCCTGCAGCTAAACAAcctgtcactgcagcagctgaatCAGGAGCaaccacagcagccacagccccctTGCCCAAGCCCACTGTGCTGACAACAACCACGAAAGAAGAATCAGCTCCTAAACCCAGTGAGGCTGTAACACCCAATGAAAAGGAGACAGCTCCAGAAGCGGAGCAGCCCGGAccagtggcagctgcagagaACGCAGGTGCCACTTGTGTTGTGGTGATGACAACAGCTGGCAAAAAAGAGGTAACAACAGTCAAAGAAACGAGCCCCGCACCTGAAAA of the Pithys albifrons albifrons isolate INPA30051 chromosome 10, PitAlb_v1, whole genome shotgun sequence genome contains:
- the PRG4 gene encoding proteoglycan 4 — its product is MMSYLKVMIIWNILCISLVVLSLSMIQEVSSQDVSSCTGRCGAGYSREHDCQCDFNCHHYMECCPDFRKVCTVGLSCEGRCFEAFQRGRECDCDADCERYGKCCPDYAKHCKEAHTEKPTPEVPPENKSTSKRSSTDEEKPPEEAVEDPGTGLENQETTPAPTTEPAETTPPATEAPTSEAQPPTTPEVEDTTPDTTEEPVTEEDLPTTEKPEEMTPDATEEPMTEVDSTDIPPTEDTTPEGTEAPTPEPESPTTPKPEDTTPEVTEAPTPDPESPTTPKAEDTTPEATEAPTPEPESPTTPKPEDTTPEATEAPTPEPESPTTPKPEDTTPEATEAPTPEPESPTTPKPEDTTPEATEAPTPEPESPTTPKPEDTTPEATEAPTPEPESPTTPKAEDTTPEATEAPTPEPESPTTPKPEDTTPEATEAPTPEPESPTTPKPEDTTPEATEAPTPEPESPTTPKPEDTTPEVTEAPTPEPESPTTPKPEDTTPEATEAPTPEPESPTTPKPEDTTPEATEAPTPEPESPTTPKPEDTTPEATEAPTPEPESPTTPKAEDTTPEATEAPTPEPESPTSPKPEDTTPEATEAPTPEPESPTTPKPEDTTPEATEAPTPEPESPTTPKPEDTTPETTEAPTPESPTTPKPEDTTPEAIEAPTPEPESPTTPKPEDTTPEATEAPTPEPESPTTPKPEDTTPEATEAPTPEPESPTTPKPEDTTPEATEAPTPEPESPTTPKPEDTTPEATEAPTPEPESPTTPKPEDTTPEATEAPTPEPESPTTPKAEDTTPEATEAPTPGPESPTTPKPEDTTPEATEAPTPEPESPTTPKPEDTTPEATEAPTPEPESPTTPKPEDTTPEATEAPKPESPTTPKAEDTTPEATEAPTPEPESPTTPKPEDTTPEATEAPTPEPESPTTPKAEDTTPEATEAPTPEPESPTTPKPEDTTPEATEASTPEPESPTTPKPEDTTPEATEAPTPEPESPTTPKPEDTTPEATEAPTPEPESPTTPKPEDTTPVEATTKADPTTTPKAEDTTPEATEAPTPEPESPTTPKPEDTTPEEATTKADPTTTPKQEETTQEATEASTPEPESPTTPKPEDTTSEEATTKADSPTTPKVEKTIPEEATSKADSPTTPKPEDTTPEGATTKADSPTTAKAEESTPEEATTKPDSTISPKPEDTTPEEATTKADSPTTPEAEDADAETTAVSPRADTTVVQTTTPSAVTATAPGSATTADEDTATPSSAAATTAGKDTPAPGADTMLSDTTTEIEETTTPKKDRTTLLRDIVTATIGRYTATVALGTTSKPGDSSKGMDDIANTSPAAKQPVTAAAESGATTAATAPLPKPTVLTTTTKEESAPKPSEAVTPNEKETAPEAEQPGPVAAAENAGATCVVVMTTAGKKEVTTVKETSPAPENESEDVTEKAPVTDKGEVTTVAKETTTRDKKDTIEEMYLVSNGTSKPTIHFQEVTEGRDEPHPTKADTLPVKEPEINKPLINIGDLPMLPGETQGRRPDEKDLCSGRPADGMVALPNGTLAVFRGHYYWLLNGRSPPSTDPRRISEGWGIPSPIDAVFSRCNCDGKTFFIKGPLYWRFTNGVMDSGYPKPLANGFAGLSGKIVATLPVARYKSRPESVYFIKRDGNMQQYVYRQEPAKKCQRRARVTIRYPAFVPRIVIRRRFQRAVRMPTIIRTVRINPYPPGGVLRKEVQMTTYWRGLPKVVHSTLSIPNQNKPDGYDYYAFSYNRYYSLDIGKRIARPVTALTGKTVSKDWYNCPSK